One stretch of Thermodesulfobacteriota bacterium DNA includes these proteins:
- a CDS encoding GtrA family protein codes for MFLLLILKNLERDVPLLQLIVNARWMILLFIPALAVVGVYGTFRLGRRRPSIFQFGKFIAIGLSNTAVDFGTLNLLMFLTDIERGHLYSVFKAVSFMAGVINSYLWNKFWTFKSLETHRMGKQFFHFVAVSGVGFVINVAVASFIVNVIEPPGHISPRLWANIGAFSATLISVLWNFWGYKFIVFKK; via the coding sequence GTGTTTCTGCTTTTAATTCTGAAGAATTTAGAGCGCGATGTCCCTCTACTCCAGCTTATAGTAAATGCTAGGTGGATGATATTACTGTTCATCCCCGCCCTAGCTGTGGTCGGGGTTTACGGGACGTTTCGTCTGGGAAGGAGGCGTCCTTCTATCTTCCAGTTTGGGAAATTCATTGCCATAGGGCTATCAAACACCGCTGTCGATTTTGGCACCCTGAACCTTCTAATGTTTCTCACCGACATAGAAAGGGGCCATCTTTATTCGGTATTCAAGGCCGTATCTTTCATGGCCGGGGTGATAAACAGCTATTTATGGAATAAGTTCTGGACATTCAAGAGTCTTGAAACGCACCGGATGGGTAAACAGTTCTTTCATTTTGTCGCCGTTAGCGGCGTCGGGTTCGTCATTAACGTCGCCGTTGCCTCATTCATCGTGAACGTAATCGAGCCGCCTGGCCATATATCTCCGAGGCTCTGGGCAAATATCGGGGCGTTTTCGGCAACCTTGATTTCGGTCCTCTGGAACTTCTGGGGCTATAAGTTCATAGTTTTCAAGAAATGA
- a CDS encoding mannose-1-phosphate guanyltransferase translates to MRAVVLAGGFGTRIKPLTYSLPKPMLPLAGKPILEHVVDLLKNHGINDLVFLLYFQPEVIRNYFQDGVKFGVKITHVIPPEDYGTAGAVKFASEYLKGDEPFIITSGDLLTDVDLGALVEFHKSRKAMVTIGLTSVKDPLQFGIVITDKEGNVVKFLEKPGWGEVFSDSINAGIYVMDPAVLDFIPGKQAFDFSHDLFPRLLNEEKPLFGYSLRGYWRDVGDATSYIQANMDILAGKVRVKGSGRRLDIVGKDIWLGNDVEIAQDAELLGTVIIGEGTKISGKTQIKDSIIGDHSVIFQRAKIVSSILWSNTYIDEDSETEGSVICSNVKIGKGVKIEPGVVVSENCLIGDGAIIREGVKIWPSKEVESRAIVSSNLIWGERWKRSLFEESKVTGLSNFELTPEFAAKLGAAFASFLPKGSSVLMGRDTYRAPRMIKRAFVAGVLSAGVNVKDLKAIPVPILRYKLQTFGEVGGVYFRYSLENPEVTEILFYDSNGFEMSVSFEKSFERIFQREDFRRVYEGAVGRITDQSGIVDYYKEGFVNAIKGEIIKEKKFRIVVDFSFGPSSEYFSTILSELGCEVISLNAYTVEHGSGVDPDRALGLLSNIVKATGATAGFWLDPWAERLYLVDELGRIYKDMDSLFLVFQLIIKAENSGVIALPLFIPSPVEDVARENGFKVKRTKNSIRALSEAVRDRDVKVVSYPDGRFIFSEFQIAYDGMFSLAKTLELMAKLDVKLSEVARGIPRVNFLHHTVPCPWESKGVVMRKASQEALGKDATFLDGVKISFDGSWVLIFPDQYRSIVHLYTEAKSPDQASLLMSEYTEKIENWVKG, encoded by the coding sequence ATGAGAGCGGTTGTCTTAGCCGGGGGCTTTGGAACAAGGATAAAGCCTCTGACCTATTCTCTTCCCAAGCCTATGCTCCCGCTAGCCGGGAAACCGATCCTGGAACACGTAGTCGACCTTCTTAAAAACCATGGCATAAATGACCTCGTATTTTTGCTCTATTTTCAGCCCGAGGTTATAAGGAATTACTTTCAGGATGGGGTTAAGTTCGGAGTAAAAATAACCCATGTAATACCGCCCGAGGATTACGGAACCGCCGGGGCGGTCAAGTTCGCGTCTGAATATCTCAAGGGAGACGAGCCCTTTATCATTACCAGCGGCGACCTTCTCACCGATGTTGACTTGGGTGCTTTGGTTGAATTTCATAAGAGCAGAAAAGCCATGGTAACTATCGGGCTTACCTCGGTGAAGGACCCACTACAATTTGGCATCGTCATAACCGATAAAGAGGGCAATGTGGTGAAATTCCTGGAAAAACCGGGGTGGGGCGAGGTGTTTAGCGACTCGATAAACGCCGGAATCTATGTGATGGACCCGGCGGTTCTCGATTTTATTCCCGGGAAGCAGGCCTTTGACTTCAGCCATGACTTGTTTCCGAGACTACTCAACGAGGAGAAACCGCTTTTCGGTTACTCACTCAGAGGCTATTGGCGCGACGTGGGGGATGCTACGTCCTACATCCAGGCTAATATGGATATCCTGGCCGGTAAGGTTAGGGTGAAAGGCTCGGGCCGGAGGTTAGATATCGTCGGTAAGGACATCTGGCTCGGCAATGACGTAGAGATAGCTCAGGATGCAGAGCTTCTGGGAACGGTCATTATCGGTGAGGGCACAAAAATAAGTGGTAAAACGCAGATAAAGGATTCGATTATCGGCGACCACTCGGTAATTTTTCAACGTGCCAAGATAGTAAGTAGCATACTCTGGAGTAATACCTACATTGATGAGGACTCTGAGACCGAGGGCAGTGTGATATGCTCGAACGTGAAGATTGGAAAGGGGGTAAAGATCGAACCAGGGGTGGTAGTGTCTGAAAACTGCTTGATCGGCGACGGCGCGATTATACGGGAGGGGGTTAAGATCTGGCCGAGCAAGGAGGTCGAATCCAGGGCCATAGTTTCATCTAACCTGATCTGGGGGGAAAGGTGGAAAAGGAGTCTATTCGAGGAATCAAAGGTGACCGGACTCTCGAACTTTGAGCTTACCCCGGAGTTTGCGGCAAAACTGGGTGCCGCCTTTGCCTCATTTCTACCCAAAGGCTCCTCCGTTTTGATGGGCAGGGACACTTACCGCGCGCCCAGGATGATAAAACGCGCTTTCGTGGCCGGTGTTCTTTCCGCCGGGGTCAACGTCAAGGATTTGAAGGCCATTCCCGTTCCTATTCTCCGCTATAAGCTCCAGACCTTTGGTGAGGTTGGAGGGGTTTACTTCAGATACTCGCTGGAGAATCCGGAGGTAACCGAGATACTTTTCTACGATTCTAACGGGTTTGAGATGTCTGTATCCTTCGAGAAGTCTTTTGAAAGAATATTTCAACGGGAGGACTTTCGCCGGGTTTATGAAGGAGCGGTTGGAAGGATTACCGACCAGAGCGGGATAGTTGACTACTACAAGGAGGGATTTGTAAACGCAATCAAGGGGGAGATTATAAAAGAAAAAAAATTTAGAATCGTGGTAGACTTTTCGTTTGGCCCGTCTTCTGAATACTTCTCTACGATACTCAGTGAATTGGGGTGCGAGGTAATAAGCCTTAATGCATATACTGTTGAACATGGAAGCGGGGTCGACCCGGACCGAGCGCTCGGGCTTCTTTCAAACATCGTAAAGGCCACCGGCGCAACAGCCGGGTTTTGGCTCGACCCCTGGGCGGAGAGGCTATATTTGGTGGATGAACTCGGACGTATATACAAGGACATGGATTCACTTTTCTTGGTGTTTCAGCTAATTATCAAGGCCGAGAATTCCGGCGTCATTGCCCTTCCTCTTTTCATTCCTTCACCCGTTGAAGATGTAGCCAGAGAAAACGGGTTCAAGGTAAAAAGAACCAAAAACAGCATAAGAGCACTTTCGGAAGCGGTTAGGGATAGAGATGTTAAAGTAGTCAGCTACCCGGACGGCCGGTTTATATTCAGCGAGTTTCAGATTGCCTACGACGGCATGTTTAGCCTGGCGAAAACGCTCGAGCTCATGGCCAAGCTTGACGTAAAACTATCCGAGGTGGCCAGAGGGATTCCTCGGGTCAATTTCCTTCATCACACCGTCCCCTGCCCCTGGGAATCAAAAGGCGTGGTGATGAGGAAGGCCTCCCAGGAGGCGCTTGGCAAGGATGCAACATTTCTTGACGGGGTGAAAATTTCCTTTGACGGCTCCTGGGTTCTTATATTCCCGGATCAGTACAGGTCGATTGTTCACCTGTATACCGAGGCAAAATCCCCTGACCAGGCTTCCCTTCTCATGAGCGAGTACACCGAGAAGATAGAGAATTGGGTAAAAGGCTAA
- a CDS encoding CPBP family intramembrane glutamic endopeptidase: protein MTYRLNFGRYFASLTAYLVVMLIIALMAKFLSPDSVFPLAALLMFGVPFVMKSEVKGLRWNLRGVLIGVVLSVIILSLYLLLVLAVFDKTFRLDNVPYLVIIQHLLLVSVPEEVFFRGYLQEEMGNNLKAILMVSLLFAIGHLAVRCMGFGCSGAGYVENLLTFFPSLVMGYMYLISGTLWANIIFHFLANVVYIATGGL, encoded by the coding sequence ATGACCTATAGATTGAATTTCGGACGGTACTTTGCGTCCCTTACCGCTTACTTGGTGGTTATGCTCATAATAGCTTTAATGGCAAAGTTTCTCTCCCCCGACTCCGTTTTTCCCCTGGCTGCCCTCCTGATGTTCGGGGTGCCTTTTGTGATGAAGAGCGAAGTCAAAGGACTGAGATGGAACCTACGCGGTGTGCTTATCGGGGTTGTCCTATCGGTTATCATCCTTTCCCTATACTTGCTCTTGGTCTTAGCTGTTTTTGATAAAACGTTTCGTTTGGATAATGTTCCCTATCTGGTCATCATTCAACACCTCCTCCTTGTTTCCGTGCCGGAGGAGGTATTTTTTCGTGGATATCTTCAGGAGGAGATGGGAAACAATTTAAAGGCAATACTTATGGTCAGCCTCCTGTTTGCCATTGGACACCTGGCGGTGAGGTGTATGGGCTTTGGGTGTAGCGGCGCCGGATACGTTGAAAACCTGCTCACTTTTTTCCCATCTTTGGTCATGGGCTACATGTATCTCATCTCCGGAACGCTTTGGGCAAACATAATATTTCATTTTTTGGCCAATGTCGTTTACATAGCGACGGGAGGACTTTAA
- a CDS encoding phospholipid carrier-dependent glycosyltransferase, translating into MVSKKVEIALFCLVVFSLGIKLYRLEAPKKHYFDEIYFAFTAQEMAKGNRAGWESWHKAPKGFAYEWTHPPLGKELSALGILIFGDNTFGWRFFQAFFGGLGTLIIYLLGKELFNSKRAGLISAFLFTCDSFIFVLSRIAMVDIFLMSFILASSLFLVKFARAKRGLFLLLTGFFCGAAISVKWNGVYALEFLGAVAFGLILYTKARSPDGRKDSYFTLGLKALPPVLIAFVLVPAVVYIATYIPFFLHGNSVGDFISLQGSMYGYHKGLNATHPYSSPWWNWPLLLRSVYLHLGSSEGGRHEYIYALGNPFIWWTGCVFFILGIVEVIRKELPALAFALLSVLAYWLPWAVSPRKLSFLYHFLPSLPFLILTITYFLDQLWGKWPYGRVFVLIYLAAAFGTFVYFYPILAGVPIPDSSLGRFIWIKGWR; encoded by the coding sequence TTGGTTAGTAAAAAAGTGGAGATTGCCCTTTTCTGTCTGGTTGTTTTTAGCCTCGGGATTAAGCTCTATCGCCTGGAAGCCCCTAAAAAGCACTATTTTGACGAAATATACTTTGCTTTTACCGCGCAGGAGATGGCCAAGGGAAACAGAGCAGGATGGGAGTCGTGGCATAAGGCGCCTAAGGGCTTTGCTTATGAATGGACCCATCCTCCGCTGGGAAAGGAGTTGAGCGCCCTAGGAATCTTGATATTCGGCGATAATACATTTGGATGGCGTTTTTTCCAGGCCTTCTTCGGCGGGCTGGGAACGCTGATAATCTATCTTCTGGGAAAAGAGCTTTTCAACAGCAAAAGGGCGGGGCTCATCTCTGCTTTTTTATTCACGTGCGACTCCTTCATTTTTGTGCTGAGCAGGATTGCGATGGTGGATATTTTTCTGATGAGTTTTATTCTCGCTTCCTCTTTATTCCTGGTGAAGTTTGCCCGGGCTAAAAGAGGACTTTTTCTCTTGCTGACCGGGTTTTTTTGTGGGGCGGCAATTTCCGTAAAATGGAACGGCGTTTATGCACTGGAATTTTTGGGAGCGGTTGCATTCGGTCTTATCCTATACACGAAAGCCCGCTCTCCGGATGGAAGAAAGGACTCTTACTTCACGCTAGGCTTAAAAGCGCTTCCCCCGGTATTGATTGCTTTTGTGCTGGTTCCGGCGGTCGTGTATATTGCCACCTATATTCCTTTTTTCCTTCATGGAAACTCGGTGGGCGATTTCATCTCTCTTCAAGGTAGCATGTATGGCTATCATAAAGGGCTTAATGCGACGCATCCCTATTCATCTCCCTGGTGGAATTGGCCACTGCTCCTAAGGTCCGTTTATTTACATTTGGGTTCATCCGAGGGCGGCCGGCATGAATATATCTATGCCCTGGGAAACCCCTTTATCTGGTGGACCGGATGCGTATTTTTTATACTGGGTATAGTCGAGGTAATACGTAAGGAATTGCCCGCGCTAGCCTTTGCGCTCTTAAGCGTGCTGGCCTACTGGCTTCCATGGGCAGTCTCTCCGAGAAAGCTTAGTTTTCTTTATCACTTCCTTCCATCGCTTCCCTTTCTTATCCTCACAATTACCTACTTCCTCGACCAACTCTGGGGAAAATGGCCATACGGAAGGGTGTTCGTTCTTATTTATCTAGCTGCTGCTTTCGGCACCTTCGTCTATTTCTACCCGATACTGGCCGGGGTGCCAATACCGGATAGTTCGCTCGGCCGTTTTATATGGATAAAGGGTTGGAGATAG
- a CDS encoding response regulator: MKRILVVDDEPNIRLVYKEVLSEEGYEVLEAESARDAFGILGHQPVDIVVLDIKLRSESGLDVLQRITREYPDIPVVLCSAYVSFQNDYTSWLADSYIVKSSDPEELVREVNRVLTKRGKAE; the protein is encoded by the coding sequence ATGAAAAGAATCTTGGTAGTGGATGACGAGCCAAACATAAGGCTCGTTTATAAAGAGGTGTTGAGCGAGGAGGGCTACGAGGTACTGGAGGCGGAATCGGCAAGAGACGCCTTTGGTATACTCGGTCATCAGCCGGTGGATATCGTTGTATTGGATATTAAACTAAGGTCAGAAAGCGGCCTCGACGTTCTTCAAAGGATAACCAGAGAATACCCGGATATCCCGGTGGTCTTGTGTTCCGCCTATGTCTCCTTCCAAAACGACTATACCTCCTGGCTGGCCGACAGCTATATCGTAAAATCAAGCGACCCGGAAGAGTTGGTGAGAGAGGTAAACAGAGTTCTGACTAAAAGGGGAAAAGCTGAATGA
- a CDS encoding ATP-binding protein, with protein MAKFGENYCWMIKDDPSVCPYIRPGEEYLIGDLERRVREKCIECNELRSDLKKLADEKGAMFEVFPLILDEFLKKEQKINSYGRSVEIKEEMFDVLVHLSTSLKLVLDVDEILYKGLVAFTAGISFGFNRAIVLLSGNKKLRGYFALGPRNMDEAVRIWTEISEKNLTVLDLLRFSPQIFRREKEKFSYILDKMEFDVNEELFKKAFETEAIQRVSPEDKIPPVLRDFYGDTPFWMIPFFSHLNRLLGVVLLDNFLTRKEVSDEELKAMEVFGTEISLALERGLTYEELEEKVGTLEEANLKLKEHQELIMKLRAEASIGEMVLQLTHSFKNPVIAIAGLARVLQKRTTDSVITKYTDSILEEAYKLEKTLKDFVNFIRTRYISDNAPIDINKIVELLYQEKKTQGKLQGINFHLNLTKEIPPVLGNDYQFYNCIENIVNNAVEAMTEGGELFIETSAQNGFVSIAIKDTGPGISDEVMRNLFKPFFTTKSIGSGLGLYTSKEIIEKMGGNIVVSCEIEKGCKVVINLPVLGKEVNYEKNLGSG; from the coding sequence ATGGCTAAGTTTGGGGAAAATTACTGCTGGATGATTAAAGACGACCCTTCGGTTTGTCCCTATATCAGACCCGGAGAAGAATATCTTATCGGGGACCTGGAAAGACGGGTCAGAGAAAAGTGTATCGAATGTAATGAGTTAAGGAGCGACCTAAAAAAACTGGCAGACGAGAAAGGCGCTATGTTTGAGGTTTTCCCACTGATTCTGGATGAGTTCTTGAAAAAGGAGCAGAAGATAAACAGTTACGGCAGGTCAGTAGAAATCAAAGAAGAGATGTTCGATGTGCTGGTTCACCTCTCCACTTCGCTAAAACTGGTGCTGGACGTTGATGAGATACTGTACAAGGGCCTGGTGGCATTTACCGCCGGAATAAGCTTCGGATTCAATCGAGCGATCGTTCTTCTTTCCGGGAATAAGAAATTGCGGGGTTATTTTGCGCTGGGTCCTAGAAATATGGATGAGGCTGTAAGGATATGGACTGAAATATCGGAAAAGAACCTTACCGTGCTCGACCTCCTGAGATTCTCGCCGCAGATATTCAGGAGGGAAAAGGAAAAATTCAGCTACATCCTGGACAAAATGGAGTTTGACGTTAATGAGGAACTTTTCAAGAAGGCATTTGAGACCGAGGCTATTCAGAGGGTGTCCCCGGAGGATAAGATTCCTCCGGTGCTCCGTGATTTTTATGGGGACACGCCTTTCTGGATGATTCCTTTTTTCTCTCATCTCAATCGTCTTCTGGGGGTTGTACTTCTCGATAATTTCCTCACCAGAAAAGAGGTGTCAGACGAGGAGTTAAAGGCTATGGAGGTTTTCGGCACGGAGATTTCCCTAGCCCTGGAAAGGGGGCTGACCTATGAGGAGCTCGAAGAAAAGGTGGGGACTCTGGAGGAGGCGAACCTAAAACTGAAAGAGCATCAGGAGCTCATAATGAAGCTTAGAGCGGAAGCATCTATCGGGGAGATGGTGCTTCAACTAACTCATTCTTTCAAGAACCCGGTGATTGCCATAGCCGGACTGGCCCGGGTTTTACAGAAAAGGACAACCGATTCGGTGATCACAAAGTACACTGATTCTATTCTGGAGGAGGCCTATAAGCTAGAAAAGACGCTCAAGGATTTTGTGAATTTCATCAGAACGAGATATATTTCGGATAATGCCCCTATCGATATCAACAAAATAGTCGAGCTCTTATACCAGGAGAAGAAAACCCAAGGGAAGCTTCAGGGTATAAACTTTCATCTAAACCTCACAAAGGAGATACCACCGGTTTTAGGCAACGATTATCAGTTTTATAATTGTATCGAGAACATAGTGAATAATGCGGTGGAAGCAATGACCGAGGGTGGAGAACTTTTCATAGAAACTTCCGCACAAAATGGCTTTGTTTCCATTGCCATAAAAGATACCGGACCGGGTATTTCGGACGAGGTGATGAGGAATCTATTCAAGCCCTTTTTCACCACCAAAAGCATTGGAAGCGGCCTCGGGCTCTACACCTCCAAGGAGATCATAGAGAAAATGGGAGGTAACATAGTGGTCTCATGCGAGATTGAAAAAGGGTGCAAGGTGGTCATAAACTTGCCGGTTTTAGGAAAAGAGGTTAATTATGAAAAGAATCTTGGTAGTGGATGA
- a CDS encoding glycosyltransferase family 2 protein: protein MKNPLSLSVVLPAYNEAKNIKKTVTEAVSYVEKNFKDYEVIVVNDGSTDGTGEIVEELAITNPKIILVNHAKNSGYGAALRSGFDRASLDYLFLMDSDGQFDISDIERFIPFINTFDIIVGYREKRADPAIRSLNTWLYHLYVELLFGLRMKDMDCAFKMFPRRAYEAVKPIKSGGALFSAELIIKWKRKGFSIKEVPVRHFPRKFGRQTGANIRVILRMFRECWKLRNELRE from the coding sequence ATGAAAAATCCTCTCTCCTTATCAGTGGTGCTTCCCGCCTATAACGAGGCGAAGAATATCAAAAAAACGGTCACGGAAGCGGTTTCCTATGTGGAGAAGAACTTTAAAGACTATGAGGTCATAGTGGTAAATGACGGCTCAACAGATGGAACCGGCGAAATCGTAGAAGAGCTTGCCATTACTAATCCAAAAATAATCCTGGTGAATCATGCAAAAAACTCCGGTTACGGCGCCGCCCTTCGTAGTGGATTCGATAGGGCGTCTCTAGATTACCTTTTCCTCATGGATAGTGACGGACAGTTTGACATAAGCGACATAGAACGCTTTATTCCATTCATTAACACCTTCGATATCATAGTAGGCTACAGGGAAAAACGAGCCGACCCGGCTATTCGCTCTTTAAACACCTGGCTCTATCATCTTTACGTAGAACTTTTATTCGGCTTAAGAATGAAGGACATGGATTGTGCGTTTAAGATGTTTCCCCGGAGGGCTTATGAAGCGGTAAAGCCCATAAAATCCGGCGGGGCGCTCTTCAGCGCCGAGTTGATAATCAAGTGGAAAAGAAAGGGGTTTTCGATAAAAGAGGTACCGGTGAGGCACTTTCCCCGTAAATTTGGCAGGCAAACCGGTGCCAATATTCGGGTAATACTCAGAATGTTCAGAGAATGCTGGAAGCTTAGAAATGAACTCAGGGAATAA
- a CDS encoding glycosyltransferase family 39 protein has protein sequence MENRNSLWKLVCLVILLTVGTFLFSYVAYVLDRNVFPSSLIDLWNRWDTAHYLDIAERGYSDIRISERHLRIVFFPFYPLLIKLFALVFQNYLFSALLVSNLSYVIASIYLYKLASVDYPEEASLRAVFFFSIFPTAYFLHAGYTEGTYLALTISSFYYARKERWWLSCTIGMMATATRITGIVLVPALLAEYLAQKEFKIRNLGKDVLWLALVPIGFLSYLTLNYLVYDYPLKFLEFQREHWHEKAVFPWQGFLGAWEGIWRVKASAMTIYGWAQVISAILGLLFTVYSFFYFRISYSIYMLLTLLIVTSASFWISLPRFVVTMFPMFIAFSLVGKREEVNYIIVFLSILFYGLFLALFVQGRWAF, from the coding sequence ATGGAAAACCGAAATTCCCTCTGGAAGTTGGTCTGCCTTGTAATTCTTCTAACGGTCGGGACTTTTTTATTTTCCTACGTCGCTTATGTACTTGACCGGAACGTCTTTCCATCATCATTGATCGATTTATGGAACCGCTGGGACACGGCTCATTACCTGGACATTGCGGAGAGGGGATACTCAGACATCAGAATTAGCGAGAGGCATCTACGCATAGTATTTTTCCCATTCTACCCGCTTTTAATAAAGCTCTTTGCGCTGGTATTCCAGAATTACCTGTTTTCCGCCCTGCTGGTTTCAAACCTTTCATATGTTATCGCCTCTATCTATCTCTACAAACTGGCTTCAGTCGACTATCCGGAGGAAGCTTCATTGAGAGCGGTATTCTTCTTCTCTATATTTCCTACCGCCTATTTTTTGCACGCAGGCTATACCGAAGGCACTTACCTGGCCCTGACAATCTCAAGCTTTTATTACGCCAGGAAAGAAAGGTGGTGGCTTTCATGTACTATAGGGATGATGGCCACGGCGACCAGAATCACCGGAATAGTCCTGGTCCCCGCTCTTTTAGCAGAATACCTGGCCCAGAAGGAGTTTAAGATAAGGAACCTGGGAAAAGATGTCTTATGGCTAGCACTTGTCCCCATCGGTTTTCTGTCTTATTTGACGCTCAACTATTTGGTTTATGACTACCCTTTAAAATTCCTTGAGTTTCAGAGGGAGCACTGGCATGAAAAGGCGGTATTTCCCTGGCAAGGATTTCTGGGTGCGTGGGAAGGTATATGGAGGGTCAAAGCATCCGCCATGACCATCTATGGCTGGGCTCAGGTTATAAGCGCCATACTCGGGCTCCTTTTCACGGTTTATTCATTTTTTTATTTTCGAATCTCTTACTCGATCTATATGCTCCTTACCTTGCTCATTGTGACGTCAGCCTCTTTCTGGATAAGCCTGCCCCGTTTTGTAGTCACTATGTTTCCTATGTTCATTGCTTTCTCCCTGGTCGGCAAACGTGAAGAGGTTAATTACATTATTGTCTTTCTTTCAATTCTTTTTTACGGCTTATTCCTGGCTCTTTTCGTTCAAGGAAGATGGGCCTTTTAA
- a CDS encoding NAD+ synthase — MANTIRIGLGQIDVCVGDLEGNLKKILEYIESAKNLGVDILAFPELAITGYPPEDLLLKPSFIEDNLEALDRVRKATDSLTVVVGFVDRNEDIYNAAAVIHNKELVDVYHKRYLPNYGVFDEDRYFQAGSRAPVYKLGNLIFGVNICEDIWYPGDPTREQAVLGNAQLIMNISSSPYYASKVGYRERMLSVRASDYSVIMAFCNLVGGQDELVFDGHSVLIGERGDIIARASGFKEELLVADINISHVFRSRLHDPRRRKEKYVLGLESEGVEVIEINDVETTRRVVSTKENKKKALPQVAPKVEKFLDREEEVFRALVLGTRDYILKNGFKKVLVGLSGGVDSSLVGVIAVEALGGENVIGVSMPSRYSSSGSITDAEGLAKNLGIELLSIPIENAFSAYLEVLSPVFRGKKQDVTEENIQARIRGNILMALSNKFGWLVLTTGNKSEMSVGYCTLYGDMAGGFAVLKDVPKTMVYRISEFYNRWKGKEVIPKSVLEKPPSAELRPDQKDTDSLPSYEVLDPILKAYVEDDLSLGEIVAMGFEADIVKRIIKMVDLNEYKRRQAPPGIKITPRAFGKDRRFPITNLYRG; from the coding sequence ATGGCTAACACCATCAGAATCGGGCTAGGACAGATAGATGTATGCGTCGGGGATCTAGAAGGTAATCTAAAAAAGATTCTGGAGTATATTGAGAGCGCAAAGAATCTAGGGGTAGATATTCTCGCATTTCCCGAACTGGCTATTACTGGTTATCCGCCGGAAGACCTGTTGCTAAAGCCTAGTTTCATAGAGGACAACTTGGAGGCCCTGGATAGGGTCAGGAAGGCCACCGATTCACTAACGGTAGTGGTGGGCTTTGTAGATAGAAATGAGGACATATATAATGCCGCTGCAGTAATACACAACAAAGAGTTAGTCGATGTCTATCACAAGCGTTACCTCCCCAATTACGGGGTTTTTGATGAGGACAGGTACTTCCAGGCGGGCAGCCGTGCCCCGGTTTATAAGCTCGGAAACCTGATATTCGGGGTGAACATTTGCGAGGATATATGGTACCCCGGGGACCCTACCAGGGAGCAGGCAGTGCTGGGGAATGCCCAGTTAATCATGAACATATCATCATCTCCATATTATGCCTCTAAGGTCGGCTATAGAGAGCGAATGCTTTCAGTCCGGGCGTCCGATTACTCGGTGATAATGGCTTTTTGCAACCTAGTGGGCGGGCAGGACGAGCTGGTATTCGATGGACACAGCGTTTTAATAGGGGAGAGGGGAGACATAATAGCCCGGGCTTCCGGGTTCAAGGAGGAATTACTCGTTGCCGACATCAATATCAGCCACGTTTTTCGCTCGCGGCTCCATGACCCGCGGAGGAGAAAGGAAAAATATGTTCTGGGGCTTGAATCGGAAGGGGTGGAGGTAATAGAAATCAACGATGTAGAGACGACCCGCCGGGTCGTCTCTACCAAGGAAAATAAGAAAAAGGCCCTTCCTCAAGTTGCGCCAAAGGTAGAAAAGTTCTTGGATAGGGAAGAGGAGGTATTTCGTGCGCTGGTTCTGGGGACACGCGATTACATCTTAAAAAACGGGTTTAAGAAGGTCTTGGTCGGACTGAGCGGGGGGGTCGATTCATCGCTTGTCGGTGTGATAGCTGTTGAGGCTCTGGGAGGAGAAAACGTTATCGGTGTGTCCATGCCCTCCAGGTACAGTTCCTCGGGAAGCATCACCGATGCTGAAGGGCTGGCTAAAAACCTGGGTATCGAGCTTCTTTCGATACCGATTGAGAATGCTTTTAGCGCTTACTTAGAAGTACTTTCCCCGGTATTCCGGGGTAAAAAGCAGGATGTGACCGAAGAGAACATACAGGCCAGGATTCGGGGGAATATACTCATGGCGCTGTCCAATAAGTTTGGATGGCTCGTTCTTACTACCGGAAATAAAAGCGAGATGAGCGTCGGATACTGCACACTCTACGGGGACATGGCCGGAGGGTTCGCCGTGCTCAAAGACGTGCCGAAAACGATGGTTTACCGCATATCCGAGTTTTACAACAGATGGAAGGGGAAGGAAGTAATCCCCAAATCGGTTTTGGAAAAGCCCCCTTCGGCCGAGCTTAGACCTGATCAAAAGGATACAGATTCCCTCCCGTCCTACGAAGTACTCGACCCAATACTTAAAGCCTACGTAGAAGACGATTTGAGCCTGGGAGAGATAGTGGCAATGGGGTTTGAAGCCGATATCGTAAAACGAATAATCAAGATGGTGGACTTGAACGAGTACAAGCGTAGACAGGCCCCTCCGGGCATCAAAATCACCCCCAGGGCTTTCGGAAAAGACCGCCGTTTCCCCATTACTAACCTTTATCGGGGATAG